A genomic stretch from Aedes albopictus strain Foshan chromosome 2, AalbF5, whole genome shotgun sequence includes:
- the LOC109426678 gene encoding serine protease SP24D: MKLFLLSLLATAFFGLVASSPARRIVGGQFAENEKKFPYQAALFELDQFKCGGSIIAEKWILTAAHCITQLDGSPTPTDELKVLVGSHHLNEGGKKVKTAKIIPHADYPKINYDIGLIKLEEALVFDETMQTLELYRGKLPVNATVTISGHGKTGNDEPISEVLKYNTMTVLGETDCFNEIINSGWKKIICMNNTVDNGICTGDSGGPAVYDGKQVGVANFVLGKCGGKRPDGYAFVPFFVDWIEKTMEKE; encoded by the exons ATGAAACTGTTTCTTCTTTCGCTGTTGGCCACCGCCTTTTTCGGCTTGGTTGCGTCGTCACCTGCCCGAAGGATTGTCGGAGGCCAATTTGCTGAGAATGAGAAAAAGTTTCCCTACCAGGCGGCCCTTTTCGAGCTGGATCAGTTCAAGTGCGGGGGATCCATCATCGCCGAAAAGTGGATTCTCACGGCTGCCCATTGCATTACCCAGCTCGATGGATC ACCCACGCCGACTGACGAGCTGAAGGTTCTTGTTGGGTCACATCATCTCAACGAGGGAGGCAAAAAGGTGAAAACTGCGAAGATTATTCCTCACGCTGACTATCCCAAGATCAACTACGATATCGGACTGATCAAGTTAGAGGAGGCGCTCGTTTTCGATGAAACAATGCAAACGCTTGAACTGTACCGCGGCAAGTTGCCGGTCAACGCAACGGTCACCATTTCGGGCCATGGGAAGACCGGGAATGACGAACCAATCTCGGAGGTGCTCAAGTACAACACAATGACCGTGCTGGGCGAGACAGACTGCTTTAACGAAATTATCAACTCCGGTTGGAAGAAAATCATCTGTATGAACAATACCGTGGATAATGGCATTTGCACGGGAGATTCCGGAGGTCCTGCGGTCTACGATGGAAAGCAAGTCGGCGTGGCTAACTTTGTGCTGGGAAAATGTGGAGGGAAGCGTCCTGATGGGTACGCTTTTGTGCCGTTCTTCGTCGACTGGATTGAGAAAACGATGGAAAAGGAGTGA